CGACGAGCTTAAGGATCTTTACAGCGCAGAAAACCAGTTGTTGAAAGCGCTGCCGAAGATGGCGAAAGCCGCGACCTCGGAACCGTTGAAACGGGGCTTCGAGAAGCACCTCGAAGAAACCAAGGGGCAGGTCGAACGCCTAGAGACGATTTTCGAGGCCCTCGGCAAGAGCCCGAAGGGAAAGAAATGCAAAGCGATGGAAGGGCTCGTCGAAGAATCGAAGGAACTGCTTGAGGAAGACGCCGAGCCGGAGGTGCTCGATGCGGGCCTGATCGCGGCGGCGCAGCGCGTCGAACATTATGAAATGGCCGGCTACGGGTGCGTGCGCACCTATGCCCAACTGCTCGGCGAAACCGCGGCGGCGAAGCTGCTGCAAGCGACGCTCGATGAAGAAGGGAAGACCGACAAGGCCCTGACGCAACTCGCGGAAAAGATCAATGTCGATGCGGAAGGGGATGAAGAGTCCGAGGAAGAAACAGCCGAGACGAAGGCTCCGCGGAAGCGCCGCAAGATGAGCCTGGCCTCAAAGTAAGCTTCCGTAAAAAAGTCGTTATTAAAAAAACGGGGGTGTTCGGAGCCGGTCGTTTCCTGCACGCGATCCGTGCTCCGGACACTCCTTAAATCGAAATCAACGCCGGAGCGAGCAGACTATTCGTTGCTCCGGCATTTCCAACCGCGTGCGAAACGCGATAAGTTCGATATGGGCACTGCCCGAAATAGGCACTGCGGCGCATTCCGGATGATGAATCCGGAACGTCGCGGTGCCGATTTTTTTGCGCTAAGCGGCCGGCGTATCAAGCCGCCATCTCTTCGGCCGCGACTTCATCATCGGCTGCGCTCGGCAGATCGAACACGGCAGCTTCCGGCATCAACTCCGGTTCGGCTTCTGCCGGCGAATCGATTTGCCCCGCCGCTTTGCGCGCCGTTTGATACACGACGACGATGCTCGCAGGGACGATCGCCGCGACTAAAAACGCCGCGTGATAGAGGACGCCGACGAGCAAGGCCGACTCTTGCCCGGCCCCGAACCGAACGTAAGTCGCTGCGGCGGTCGCTTCGTAAACCCCCATATGCCCGGGGATGAGCGGTACGAGCGTGGCGCAATCGAGGACGGCGATGAACACGAACGGCGCGATCGGCGGCAAGTCGAGCCCGAGCGCGAACTGCACGGCAGCCGCAGCCGCGACCTTGAACATCTTCTTAAACATCGCGAGCCCGACGCACAGCCACACGGCCCGTTCGTTCCACATCCGGCTATAGCGCTCGATCATCGGGCCCGACACCAACCGCTTCCGGCCGGTCGGGCTTCGTTCCGACCGGAGCGCGAGCCGCGCAACGGCGCGGCGCAGAACCGGCCGCAAGGCGAGATAGCCGACGATGGCGCCGGCGAACAGGCCGGGTAGCAACGTCGCGGCTCGATCCGGTGCGGCGAAGTAGAAGACCAAGGCACCCGAGAACGCCGCCTTGGCGATCCCTTCGGCGAGTTGATCGATCGAGACGACGCCAAGCGCGCTCGCCGGCCGCACCCCTTCGCGCTGCACGAACCGATGCAAGGCATAGCCATAGCCGAGCATGAAGTGCGCGATGTTTTGCCAGAAGAGCGTGACGATGGTCATCGGCGCGAGCGTGCGGAGGCCGAGCGCCTGCTCGCCGCCGCCGCGAAGAATGATCCGCCATTCGACGGCCAACACCAGCGGCCCACCCATCAAGACGACCGCCGCGAACACGAACGGCAACATGCGCACCGATCGCAAGCCGGCTCGCAGTTCCTCGAGATCGAGATTCCGCGCGGCCATCCAAACCAGCCCCGCCCCGAGCGCGAGAGTCGCCAGCGTCGAGAAGACGCGCACCGCAGGCCGGCTGCGCCGACGAGTCGGCTCATCAACGGAGGCGGAGTCGGCGACGCGGAGCATGCCTGCGGTTCTCGGAACGATTCTTAGGGTGAGTCTTTGACTGCGAGTCTTTTTCGGCGAGCCGAACGCTTGCGACTGCCAAAGCGCAGCAAGGACTTCAACGCTAACAAAACCGGCCCCCTGCGACCAGCACGAAGTACCCGACGCCGAGCGAAAGAAACAACGGAAAACCGCTATTTCTCCGCAATGACGCCCGACGCGCACAAATGACGCATTTCCGATCTTACGCCAAAATCTCCTTCACGACCCGACCATGCACGTTCGTGAGCCGCATGTCGAGCCCTTGGAAGCGGACGCTCAGGCGTTTGTGATCGACGCCGAGCAAATGCAGGATCGTGGCGTGCAGATCATGCACTTCGACGATGTTCTCCACCGCGGCATAGCCGAGCTCGTCGGTTGCGCCGTGCGTGTAGCCGCGCTTGATGCCGCCGCCGCAGAGCCAGGAGCTGAAGCCCTGAATGTGGTGGTCGCGGCCGTTGCCCTGCGCCATCGGGGTGCGGCCGAATTCGCCGTTCCACACGATGAGCGTCTCGTCGAGCATGCCGCGCTGTTTTAAGTCGGTGATGAGGGCCATCATCGCGCGATCGACTTCCGGTGCGGTCGTCTCCATGTTCTGGCGAATCGCGCCGTGATGATCCCAATCGCGGTGATAGAGCTGAATCATCCGCACACCGCGCTCGGCCATCCGTCGAGCGAGCAGACAGTTGTAGTTGAACGAACCATCCGGCCCCTTCGCGCCGTAGAGATCGAGCATCGCTTGCGGCTCGTCTTTGATATCCATCAACTCCGGCGCCGAGGTCTGCATCCGAAACGCCATCTCATACTGCGTCACTCGGGCCGCGATTTCCGGATCGTCGACCATGTTGTTGCGCAGCCGATTGAGCTTCGTCACGGCGTCGACCACGTCGCGCTGACGCGACGGCGTGACCCCTTCCGGGCTGCGCAGATACAAAACCGGATCTCCCTGCGAACGGAGCGCGACCCCTTGAAACCGGCTCGGCAGGAATCCGCTGTGCCATTGGCGCGCCGCGATCGGCTGCATCTGGCCCCC
This window of the Planctomycetia bacterium genome carries:
- a CDS encoding ferritin-like domain-containing protein → MQLSTLRELYIDELKDLYSAENQLLKALPKMAKAATSEPLKRGFEKHLEETKGQVERLETIFEALGKSPKGKKCKAMEGLVEESKELLEEDAEPEVLDAGLIAAAQRVEHYEMAGYGCVRTYAQLLGETAAAKLLQATLDEEGKTDKALTQLAEKINVDAEGDEESEEETAETKAPRKRRKMSLASK
- a CDS encoding flippase-like domain-containing protein, with the translated sequence MLRVADSASVDEPTRRRSRPAVRVFSTLATLALGAGLVWMAARNLDLEELRAGLRSVRMLPFVFAAVVLMGGPLVLAVEWRIILRGGGEQALGLRTLAPMTIVTLFWQNIAHFMLGYGYALHRFVQREGVRPASALGVVSIDQLAEGIAKAAFSGALVFYFAAPDRAATLLPGLFAGAIVGYLALRPVLRRAVARLALRSERSPTGRKRLVSGPMIERYSRMWNERAVWLCVGLAMFKKMFKVAAAAAVQFALGLDLPPIAPFVFIAVLDCATLVPLIPGHMGVYEATAAATYVRFGAGQESALLVGVLYHAAFLVAAIVPASIVVVYQTARKAAGQIDSPAEAEPELMPEAAVFDLPSAADDEVAAEEMAA
- a CDS encoding DUF1501 domain-containing protein; the protein is MTIDIHNLSTRRTFLGRAGLGSMALASLLSNEARLRGETNSSDTGSSGEIVEPDSVPGPWRGVVRAPHHPAKIKRVIQLYMAGGPSHLETFDYKPALAKLDGQATPESYTKGKPIAQLQGKALKCLGPQAKFAKHGKSGVEMSEFFPHLAKVADEMCVIRSMRTEQINHDPAHTFMNTGTAISGRPSMGSWLTYGLGTESEDLPGFVVMISTGKGGQMQPIAARQWHSGFLPSRFQGVALRSQGDPVLYLRSPEGVTPSRQRDVVDAVTKLNRLRNNMVDDPEIAARVTQYEMAFRMQTSAPELMDIKDEPQAMLDLYGAKGPDGSFNYNCLLARRMAERGVRMIQLYHRDWDHHGAIRQNMETTAPEVDRAMMALITDLKQRGMLDETLIVWNGEFGRTPMAQGNGRDHHIQGFSSWLCGGGIKRGYTHGATDELGYAAVENIVEVHDLHATILHLLGVDHKRLSVRFQGLDMRLTNVHGRVVKEILA